Within Paracoccus jeotgali, the genomic segment CAGATCGACCGGCGCGCGCCGCAGCGAATCCGCTGCCCAGCTTGCCAGCGGCCGCCCGTTCCACAACGCCAGCAGCTTGTTCCCGTCCCCCCAGCGGCGCGAGTGGCCCGCCGCCAGCAGCACGCCCGCCGTCAGCGGCGCTGTCACGGCGACGCCTCGGCCAGGATCTCTGCCAGCACCGAGACCGCCAGCACCTTGGGATCGCGGGCCGAAGGGATCAGCCCCATCGGGCCGCGCAGCCGGGCCAGATCGGCGTCGGCCACCCCCATCTCGCGCAGCGCGCGCAGGCGGGTCTGGTGGCTGCGCAGACTGCCCTGCGCGCCGATATAGAAGGCCGGGGTGGCGAGCGCACGGGCGAGCAGCGCGGGCTCTCGGTCGTGGTCGTGGTAGAAGAGGGTGACGGCGGTCCATGCGTCGGCCTGCATGGCATTGTTGACCGCGACGCCCTGCGCGGCGGCGGCGCGGACGGTGGCGTCGTCATGGCTGGCCACTGCGGCCGGATAGCCGGCAGCGCGGCAAAGCGTGGCGAAGACCACCGCCTCGACCCCCGCGCCCCAGACCAGAAACCGCGTCTCGGGCCGGATCTGCAGCTGAAAGCCGGG encodes:
- a CDS encoding XdhC family protein, whose translation is MNEFAPTLTASPAAAPVTAAPDPMGDPLRALTDGGVLAVITGVAGAHYRNPGTIMAFPASGGAVGQLSSGCIDADLALQAAQVAADGQPRRLRYGEGSPFRDLVLPCGGGLDVALIPVTDPHPIRQAVAARVARQQAVLGIDLDLGRIALNGPGFQLQIRPETRFLVWGAGVEAVVFATLCRAAGYPAAVASHDDATVRAAAAQGVAVNNAMQADAWTAVTLFYHDHDREPALLARALATPAFYIGAQGSLRSHQTRLRALREMGVADADLARLRGPMGLIPSARDPKVLAVSVLAEILAEASP